A portion of the Musa acuminata AAA Group cultivar baxijiao chromosome BXJ1-1, Cavendish_Baxijiao_AAA, whole genome shotgun sequence genome contains these proteins:
- the LOC135631984 gene encoding phospholipase D alpha 1-like isoform X1 — MAYILLHGTLQASILEADSLLKARGDRTTQNSIQKSSTFSRSRLLKGFSWIRRVSFCRPKLVEQMEGFGNDGSANVYATIDLEKARVGRTRVMSKDELVDSFRWNESFHIYCAHHAAYIIFTVKAERAVGAAVIGRAYLPVKDVVDGAAVDRWLAICGEDRKPLERGAKLHVRVQYAAVDADPEQNWGRGIADPRHTAVPRAFFPQRYGCRVRLYQDAHVPDHFIPWIPLGDGYHHDYQPQRCWEDIFDAITGARHLIYLTGWSVFTGIRLVRDPRRPRARGDATLGELLVRKAGEGVRVLMLVWNDRTSLGLGPLKKDGLMATHDQDTLSYFRNTGVHCVLCPRNPDAASSYVQDIQISTMFTHHQKTVLVDGEAAGGGKRTILSFVGGIDLCDGRYDTQYHSLFRTLATTHRTDFHQPNFERASIRKGGPREPWHDIHCRLEGPVAWDVLCNFEQRWRKQGGGEELLLQPERIPSIRTDQYDSRAVADEDAWSVQLFRSIDGGAVSGFPDTPEAAASAGLVTGKDHVIERSIQDAYIHAIRRAKEFIYIENQYFLGSSYGWSAADGIKVEDIGALHLIPKEISLKVVSKIEAGERFTAYVVIPMWPEGIPESESVQAILDWQRRTMEMMYTDITQALRAKGIRADPKDYLSFFCLGNREGRKWPGEYQPEERPEPDTDYSRAQQARRFMIYVHAKMMIVDDEYIIVGSANINQRSMDGGRDSEIAMGAYQPSHLASEWQAARGQVHGFRLALWFEHMGTVDDVFLRPQSAECVRMVNMVAKRNWDLYASEALFDDLPGHLLSYPIDIADDGKITALPGSEVFPDTKARVLGRRSEYLPPILTT; from the exons ATGGCGTATATTTTGCTCCATGGAACCCTGCAAGCATCGATCTTGGAGGCAGACTCCTTACTAAAAGCTCGCGGAGATCGTACTActcaaaactctattcaaaag AGCTCCACTTTCTCGAGGAGCAGGCTGTTGAAAGGCTTCTCATGGATCAGGAGAGTCTCATTCTGCCGTCCCAAG CTCGTCGAACAGATGGAGGGATTCGGCAACGATGGCTCTGCGAACGTCTACGCTACCATCGACCTGGAGAAGGCCAGGGTCGGTCGCACCAGAGTGATGAGCAAGGACGAGCTCGTCGACTCCTTCAGGTGGAACGAGTCGTTCCACATCTACTGCGCGCACCACGCGGCGTATATCATCTTCACCGTCAAGGCGGAGAGAGCCGTCGGGGCGGCGGTCATCGGCAGAGCATACCTGCCGGTGAAGGACGTCGTGGATGGCGCGGCGGTGGATCGGTGGCTGGCGATCTGCGGCGAAGACCGCAAACCGCTGGAGCGAGGGGCTAAGCTGCATGTGAGGGTGCAGTACGCGGCCGTCGACGCCGACCCGGAGCAGAACTGGGGTAGAGGGATCGCTGATCCGAGGCACACAGCGGTGCCTCGAGCTTTCTTCCCACAGAGGTATGGCTGCAGGGTGAGGCTTTACCAGGACGCCCACGTACCAGACCACTTCATCCCGTGGATCCCGTTGGGCGATGGGTACCACCACGATTACCAGCCCCAGAGATGCTGGGAGGACATCTTCGACGCGATCACCGGCGCGCGGCATCTCATCTACCTCACTGGGTGGTCGGTTTTCACGGGGATTCGCCTGGTGAGGGATCCCCGGAGGCCAAGGGCCAGAGGAGACGCCACGCTGGGGGAGCTGCTCGTGAGGAAGGCCGGAGAAGGTGTTCGAGTGCTGATGCTGGTGTGGAACGACAGAACCTCGCTGGGACTCGGCCCGCTGAAGAAGGACGGCTTGATGGCCACGCACGACCAGGACACCTTGAGCTACTTCAGGAACACGGGCGTGCACTGCGTCCTCTGCCCTCGTAATCCTGACGCCGCGAGTAGCTACGTGCAGGACATTCAGATCTCCACCATGTTCACGCACCATCAGAAGACGGTGCTCGTGGACGGTGAGGCCGCAGGAGGAGGGAAGAGGACGATCCTGAGTTTCGTCGGCGGGATCGATCTGTGCGATGGGAGGTACGACACGCAGTACCACTCTCTCTTCCGAACTCTGGCCACGACCCATCGCACGGACTTCCACCAGCCAAACTTCGAGCGCGCGTCGATCCGCAAAGGCGGGCCGAGGGAGCCTTGGCACGACATCCACTGCCGGCTCGAAGGCCCCGTCGCTTGGGACGTGCTGTGCAACTTCGAGCAGAGGTGGAGAAAGCAGGGTGGAGGGGAGGAGCTGCTACTGCAGCCCGAACGCATTCCATCCATCCGTACGGACCAGTACGACTCTCGCGCTGTGGCGGACGAAGACGCATGGAGCGTCCAGTTGTTCCGGTCGATCGACGGTGGCGCGGTCTCTGGATTTCCCGACACACCAGAGGCGGCGGCTTCCGCGGGGCTCGTCACCGGAAAGGACCATGTCATAGAACGCAGCATCCAGGATGCTTACATTCACGCCATCCGCCGAGCCAAGGAGTTCATCTACATCGAGAACCAGTACTTCCTTGGGAGCTCGTACGGATGGAGTGCAGCAGACGGCATCAAAGTCGAGGACATCGGAGCGCTGCATCTCATCCCCAAGGAGATCTCTCTGAAGGTGGTGAGCAAGATCGAGGCCGGAGAACGGTTCACCGCGTACGTGGTGATCCCGATGTGGCCAGAGGGCATCCCCGAGAGCGAGTCGGTTCAAGCCATCTTGGACTGGCAGCGGAGGACGATGGAGATGATGTACACAGACATCACGCAGGCACTCCGAGCCAAGGGGATTCGAGCGGACCCCAAGGACTATCTCTCCTTCTTTTGCTTAGGCAATCGAGAAGGAAGGAAGTGGCCGGGCGAGTACCAGCCGGAGGAGCGACCGGAACCGGACACGGATTACAGCAGAGCTCAGCAGGCGAGGCGATTCATGATCTACGTGCACGCCAAGATGATGATAG TGGACGACGAGTACATCATCGTTGGCTCAGCGAACATCAACCAGAGATCCATGGACGGAGGAAGGGACTCGGAGATCGCGATGGGTGCGTACCAGCCCAGCCATTTGGCATCGGAATGGCAGGCGGCGCGGGGGCAAGTCCACGGCTTTCGGTTGGCGCTGTGGTTCGAGCACATGGGGACGGTGGACGACGTCTTCCTCCGTCCCCAGAGCGCTGAGTGCGTTCGCATGGTGAACATGGTGGCCAAAAGGAATTGGGATCTGTACGCGAGCGAGGCGCTGTTCGATGACCTGCCAGGCCATCTTCTTAGCTACCCCATCGACATCGCCGACGATGGAAAGATCACGGCGTTGCCGGGGTCGGAGGTCTTCCCGGACACCAAGGCCCGAGTTCTTGGGAGAAGGTCCGAGTACCTTCCCCCTATTCTCACCACATGA
- the LOC135631984 gene encoding phospholipase D alpha 1-like isoform X2 gives MAYILLHGTLQASILEADSLLKARGDRTTQNSIQKSSTFSRSRLLKGFSWIRRVSFCRPKMEGFGNDGSANVYATIDLEKARVGRTRVMSKDELVDSFRWNESFHIYCAHHAAYIIFTVKAERAVGAAVIGRAYLPVKDVVDGAAVDRWLAICGEDRKPLERGAKLHVRVQYAAVDADPEQNWGRGIADPRHTAVPRAFFPQRYGCRVRLYQDAHVPDHFIPWIPLGDGYHHDYQPQRCWEDIFDAITGARHLIYLTGWSVFTGIRLVRDPRRPRARGDATLGELLVRKAGEGVRVLMLVWNDRTSLGLGPLKKDGLMATHDQDTLSYFRNTGVHCVLCPRNPDAASSYVQDIQISTMFTHHQKTVLVDGEAAGGGKRTILSFVGGIDLCDGRYDTQYHSLFRTLATTHRTDFHQPNFERASIRKGGPREPWHDIHCRLEGPVAWDVLCNFEQRWRKQGGGEELLLQPERIPSIRTDQYDSRAVADEDAWSVQLFRSIDGGAVSGFPDTPEAAASAGLVTGKDHVIERSIQDAYIHAIRRAKEFIYIENQYFLGSSYGWSAADGIKVEDIGALHLIPKEISLKVVSKIEAGERFTAYVVIPMWPEGIPESESVQAILDWQRRTMEMMYTDITQALRAKGIRADPKDYLSFFCLGNREGRKWPGEYQPEERPEPDTDYSRAQQARRFMIYVHAKMMIVDDEYIIVGSANINQRSMDGGRDSEIAMGAYQPSHLASEWQAARGQVHGFRLALWFEHMGTVDDVFLRPQSAECVRMVNMVAKRNWDLYASEALFDDLPGHLLSYPIDIADDGKITALPGSEVFPDTKARVLGRRSEYLPPILTT, from the exons ATGGCGTATATTTTGCTCCATGGAACCCTGCAAGCATCGATCTTGGAGGCAGACTCCTTACTAAAAGCTCGCGGAGATCGTACTActcaaaactctattcaaaag AGCTCCACTTTCTCGAGGAGCAGGCTGTTGAAAGGCTTCTCATGGATCAGGAGAGTCTCATTCTGCCGTCCCAAG ATGGAGGGATTCGGCAACGATGGCTCTGCGAACGTCTACGCTACCATCGACCTGGAGAAGGCCAGGGTCGGTCGCACCAGAGTGATGAGCAAGGACGAGCTCGTCGACTCCTTCAGGTGGAACGAGTCGTTCCACATCTACTGCGCGCACCACGCGGCGTATATCATCTTCACCGTCAAGGCGGAGAGAGCCGTCGGGGCGGCGGTCATCGGCAGAGCATACCTGCCGGTGAAGGACGTCGTGGATGGCGCGGCGGTGGATCGGTGGCTGGCGATCTGCGGCGAAGACCGCAAACCGCTGGAGCGAGGGGCTAAGCTGCATGTGAGGGTGCAGTACGCGGCCGTCGACGCCGACCCGGAGCAGAACTGGGGTAGAGGGATCGCTGATCCGAGGCACACAGCGGTGCCTCGAGCTTTCTTCCCACAGAGGTATGGCTGCAGGGTGAGGCTTTACCAGGACGCCCACGTACCAGACCACTTCATCCCGTGGATCCCGTTGGGCGATGGGTACCACCACGATTACCAGCCCCAGAGATGCTGGGAGGACATCTTCGACGCGATCACCGGCGCGCGGCATCTCATCTACCTCACTGGGTGGTCGGTTTTCACGGGGATTCGCCTGGTGAGGGATCCCCGGAGGCCAAGGGCCAGAGGAGACGCCACGCTGGGGGAGCTGCTCGTGAGGAAGGCCGGAGAAGGTGTTCGAGTGCTGATGCTGGTGTGGAACGACAGAACCTCGCTGGGACTCGGCCCGCTGAAGAAGGACGGCTTGATGGCCACGCACGACCAGGACACCTTGAGCTACTTCAGGAACACGGGCGTGCACTGCGTCCTCTGCCCTCGTAATCCTGACGCCGCGAGTAGCTACGTGCAGGACATTCAGATCTCCACCATGTTCACGCACCATCAGAAGACGGTGCTCGTGGACGGTGAGGCCGCAGGAGGAGGGAAGAGGACGATCCTGAGTTTCGTCGGCGGGATCGATCTGTGCGATGGGAGGTACGACACGCAGTACCACTCTCTCTTCCGAACTCTGGCCACGACCCATCGCACGGACTTCCACCAGCCAAACTTCGAGCGCGCGTCGATCCGCAAAGGCGGGCCGAGGGAGCCTTGGCACGACATCCACTGCCGGCTCGAAGGCCCCGTCGCTTGGGACGTGCTGTGCAACTTCGAGCAGAGGTGGAGAAAGCAGGGTGGAGGGGAGGAGCTGCTACTGCAGCCCGAACGCATTCCATCCATCCGTACGGACCAGTACGACTCTCGCGCTGTGGCGGACGAAGACGCATGGAGCGTCCAGTTGTTCCGGTCGATCGACGGTGGCGCGGTCTCTGGATTTCCCGACACACCAGAGGCGGCGGCTTCCGCGGGGCTCGTCACCGGAAAGGACCATGTCATAGAACGCAGCATCCAGGATGCTTACATTCACGCCATCCGCCGAGCCAAGGAGTTCATCTACATCGAGAACCAGTACTTCCTTGGGAGCTCGTACGGATGGAGTGCAGCAGACGGCATCAAAGTCGAGGACATCGGAGCGCTGCATCTCATCCCCAAGGAGATCTCTCTGAAGGTGGTGAGCAAGATCGAGGCCGGAGAACGGTTCACCGCGTACGTGGTGATCCCGATGTGGCCAGAGGGCATCCCCGAGAGCGAGTCGGTTCAAGCCATCTTGGACTGGCAGCGGAGGACGATGGAGATGATGTACACAGACATCACGCAGGCACTCCGAGCCAAGGGGATTCGAGCGGACCCCAAGGACTATCTCTCCTTCTTTTGCTTAGGCAATCGAGAAGGAAGGAAGTGGCCGGGCGAGTACCAGCCGGAGGAGCGACCGGAACCGGACACGGATTACAGCAGAGCTCAGCAGGCGAGGCGATTCATGATCTACGTGCACGCCAAGATGATGATAG TGGACGACGAGTACATCATCGTTGGCTCAGCGAACATCAACCAGAGATCCATGGACGGAGGAAGGGACTCGGAGATCGCGATGGGTGCGTACCAGCCCAGCCATTTGGCATCGGAATGGCAGGCGGCGCGGGGGCAAGTCCACGGCTTTCGGTTGGCGCTGTGGTTCGAGCACATGGGGACGGTGGACGACGTCTTCCTCCGTCCCCAGAGCGCTGAGTGCGTTCGCATGGTGAACATGGTGGCCAAAAGGAATTGGGATCTGTACGCGAGCGAGGCGCTGTTCGATGACCTGCCAGGCCATCTTCTTAGCTACCCCATCGACATCGCCGACGATGGAAAGATCACGGCGTTGCCGGGGTCGGAGGTCTTCCCGGACACCAAGGCCCGAGTTCTTGGGAGAAGGTCCGAGTACCTTCCCCCTATTCTCACCACATGA
- the LOC135583611 gene encoding uncharacterized protein LOC135583611 isoform X1, translated as MDRQPPEYATAMAFAQQQQQQANMPSQQQFGFHPQTQQFPHQVHGPAFLPHPSLQQFPPYHRPFPLPQQLYPHLPLNLQQQQQPPPSFAPHNPPPHLMPPPAYSHPYESAPPPAAPPSDPELQKRIDKLVEYAVKNGPEFEAMIRDKQHDNPAYSFLFGGEGHNYYRYKLWLSKRQSGAPFNQSFTPSSMPMMPNSVLNSSALNLPPLGTAVGPTGSLLGASQLHQPSYPPFYDQHQPVHSQTFIGQPRADYEPSTKSFKGLSGPLPSDVAAELNSVLVNLSGTKESIKGAKMWFMQRSPFAPALAEALRDGVFSLDDSERQIHIIFLVNDILFESLQRRINPQELDNEALAFRPVLGSMLARIYNNPHNKDANQPRLEKILHFWASKEVYDQETIMSLEREMTGGLPFRSAAQKELIAGSDPSNFTGVTAHQWQDKQSSDLGSLGQQDTNKHFPPTSALPFAPAVSQQLAMNQLPSGVYPPAAQTSLSGTLLIQTPIAQLQPNAAPSTTDQAPPPYPLFPPGLIPGMVRKMQIGSGVPYSPLSPLDIPTVIPPSTVPPSETLDRVSKFFKEIGEVNPSEGPMRQSESKDEYQEYERESPVRKGGACIPPPTNLQLDPETGAYADGSVDRSSSGRLGLGATANPNEVSQYDDVYTSYRKQRSTNYHSSMSAKAGTR; from the exons ATGGATCGACAACCTCCTGAGTACGCAACAGCCATGGCCTTTGCtcagcaacaacaacagcaggCAAACATGCCATCACAACAACAGTTTGGATTCCATCCACAAACTCAACAATTTCCACACCAAGTACATGGGCCGGCTTTCTTGCCTCATCCCTCTCTTCAACAATTCCCTCCTTATCATCGTCCTTTTCCATTGCCACAGCAGCTCTATCCTCATCTCCCCCTCAAtctccaacaacaacaacaaccaccaCCTTCCTTTGCGCCTCACAATCCACCACCTCATCTCATGCCTCCACCTGCTTACTCACACCCATATGAGTCAGCTCCTCCACCAGCTGCACCTCCTTCAGATCCTGAGCTCCAGAAGCGGATTGATAAACTAGTTGAATATGCTGTCAAAAATGGCCCTGAATTTGAAGCTATGATTCGCGATAAGCAACATGATAATCCTGCTTACAGCTTCCTGTTTGGTGGTGAGGGTCATAATTACTATAGATACAAGCTCTGGCTGTCAAAACGGCAATCTGGTGCACCCTTCAACCAATCTTTCACTCCTTCATCGATGCCTATGATGCCTAATTCCGTGTTAAATTCGTCTGCCCTGAATCTTCCTCCCTTAGGCACTGCAGTTGGTCCTACAGGTTCTTTGTTGGGAGCATCTCAGTTACATCAACCTTCTTATCCACCCTTTTATGATCAGCATCAACCAGTGCACTCCCAAACATTCATCGGACAACCTCGAGCTGATTATGAACCATCAACTAAGTCATTTAAGGGCCTATCAGGGCCACTTCCATCTGATGTTGCTGCAGAGCTTAATAGTGTGCTTGTGAATCTTTCCGGCACCAAGGAATCAATTAAGGGAGCCAAAATGTGGTTTATGCAAAGATCGCCTTTTGCACCGGCTCTGGCTGAAGCCCTTAGGGATGGTGTCTTTTCTTTGGATGATTCTGAGAGACAGATACATATAATTTTTCTAGTCAATGATATTCTGTTTGAGAG CTTGCAACGTCGGATCAATCCTCAAGAACTGGACAATGAAGCACTTGCATTTAGACCTGTGTTAGGATCCATGCTTGCAAGAATTTACAATAACCCACATAACAAAGATGCTAATCAGCCTCGTCTGGAGAAGATTTTACATTTTTGGGCATCAAAAGAAGTTTATGACCAGGAAACTATTATGAGTCTTGAGAGGGAAATGACTGGTGGATTACCATTTCGGTCAGCAGCACAGAAGGAACTGATAGCTGGATCGGATCCCTCGAATTTCACAG GTGTAACTGCTCATCAATGGCAGGATAAGCAAAGCTCTGATTTGGGTTCCCTTGGTCAACAAGATACCAATAAACATTTTCCTCCAACTTCAGCTTTGCCATTTGCACCCGCTGTGAGTCAGCAACTCGCAATGAACCAACTACCCAGTGGTGTTTATCCACCTGCTGCTCAGACTTCTCTTTCAGGAACACTACTAATTCAGACACCCATAGCTCAACTGCAACCCAACGCTGcacctagcacaaccgatcaagcTCCTCCACCTTATCCACTATTTCCACCTGGCCTTATCCCTGGCATGGTGCGGAAGATGCAGATTGGTAGTGGTGTACCCTACTCTCCTTTGAGCCCTCTTGATATTCCAACGGTGATTCCCCCGTCCACTGTGCCTCCTTCAGAGACTCTTGATCGTGTCTCCAAGTTCTTCAAGGAGATCGGGGAGGTCAACCCATCAGAAGGACCAATGAGACAGTCTGAATCAAAAGATGAATACCAAGAGTATGAGAGGGAATCTCCTGTTCGAAAGGGAGGGGCATGCATTCCTCCACCTACTAACCTGCAACTGGACCCTGAAACTGGAGCATATGCCGATGGGAGTGTAGACCGAAGTAGTTCAGGGAGATTGGGACTTGGAGCCACTGCAAATCCCAATGAGGTGAGCCAGTACGATGATGTCTACACTTCCTATCGAAAGCAGCGAAGCACCAACTATCATTCTTCTATGAGTGCGAAAGCTGGAACTAGGTGA
- the LOC135583611 gene encoding uncharacterized protein LOC135583611 isoform X2, with the protein MDRQPPEYATAMAFAQQQQQQANMPSQQQFGFHPQTQQFPHQVHGPAFLPHPSLQQFPPYHRPFPLPQQLYPHLPLNLQQQQQPPPSFAPHNPPPHLMPPPAYSHPYESAPPPAAPPSDPELQKRIDKLVEYAVKNGPEFEAMIRDKQHDNPAYSFLFGGEGHNYYRYKLWLSKRQSGTAVGPTGSLLGASQLHQPSYPPFYDQHQPVHSQTFIGQPRADYEPSTKSFKGLSGPLPSDVAAELNSVLVNLSGTKESIKGAKMWFMQRSPFAPALAEALRDGVFSLDDSERQIHIIFLVNDILFESLQRRINPQELDNEALAFRPVLGSMLARIYNNPHNKDANQPRLEKILHFWASKEVYDQETIMSLEREMTGGLPFRSAAQKELIAGSDPSNFTGVTAHQWQDKQSSDLGSLGQQDTNKHFPPTSALPFAPAVSQQLAMNQLPSGVYPPAAQTSLSGTLLIQTPIAQLQPNAAPSTTDQAPPPYPLFPPGLIPGMVRKMQIGSGVPYSPLSPLDIPTVIPPSTVPPSETLDRVSKFFKEIGEVNPSEGPMRQSESKDEYQEYERESPVRKGGACIPPPTNLQLDPETGAYADGSVDRSSSGRLGLGATANPNEVSQYDDVYTSYRKQRSTNYHSSMSAKAGTR; encoded by the exons ATGGATCGACAACCTCCTGAGTACGCAACAGCCATGGCCTTTGCtcagcaacaacaacagcaggCAAACATGCCATCACAACAACAGTTTGGATTCCATCCACAAACTCAACAATTTCCACACCAAGTACATGGGCCGGCTTTCTTGCCTCATCCCTCTCTTCAACAATTCCCTCCTTATCATCGTCCTTTTCCATTGCCACAGCAGCTCTATCCTCATCTCCCCCTCAAtctccaacaacaacaacaaccaccaCCTTCCTTTGCGCCTCACAATCCACCACCTCATCTCATGCCTCCACCTGCTTACTCACACCCATATGAGTCAGCTCCTCCACCAGCTGCACCTCCTTCAGATCCTGAGCTCCAGAAGCGGATTGATAAACTAGTTGAATATGCTGTCAAAAATGGCCCTGAATTTGAAGCTATGATTCGCGATAAGCAACATGATAATCCTGCTTACAGCTTCCTGTTTGGTGGTGAGGGTCATAATTACTATAGATACAAGCTCTGGCTGTCAAAACGGCAATCTG GCACTGCAGTTGGTCCTACAGGTTCTTTGTTGGGAGCATCTCAGTTACATCAACCTTCTTATCCACCCTTTTATGATCAGCATCAACCAGTGCACTCCCAAACATTCATCGGACAACCTCGAGCTGATTATGAACCATCAACTAAGTCATTTAAGGGCCTATCAGGGCCACTTCCATCTGATGTTGCTGCAGAGCTTAATAGTGTGCTTGTGAATCTTTCCGGCACCAAGGAATCAATTAAGGGAGCCAAAATGTGGTTTATGCAAAGATCGCCTTTTGCACCGGCTCTGGCTGAAGCCCTTAGGGATGGTGTCTTTTCTTTGGATGATTCTGAGAGACAGATACATATAATTTTTCTAGTCAATGATATTCTGTTTGAGAG CTTGCAACGTCGGATCAATCCTCAAGAACTGGACAATGAAGCACTTGCATTTAGACCTGTGTTAGGATCCATGCTTGCAAGAATTTACAATAACCCACATAACAAAGATGCTAATCAGCCTCGTCTGGAGAAGATTTTACATTTTTGGGCATCAAAAGAAGTTTATGACCAGGAAACTATTATGAGTCTTGAGAGGGAAATGACTGGTGGATTACCATTTCGGTCAGCAGCACAGAAGGAACTGATAGCTGGATCGGATCCCTCGAATTTCACAG GTGTAACTGCTCATCAATGGCAGGATAAGCAAAGCTCTGATTTGGGTTCCCTTGGTCAACAAGATACCAATAAACATTTTCCTCCAACTTCAGCTTTGCCATTTGCACCCGCTGTGAGTCAGCAACTCGCAATGAACCAACTACCCAGTGGTGTTTATCCACCTGCTGCTCAGACTTCTCTTTCAGGAACACTACTAATTCAGACACCCATAGCTCAACTGCAACCCAACGCTGcacctagcacaaccgatcaagcTCCTCCACCTTATCCACTATTTCCACCTGGCCTTATCCCTGGCATGGTGCGGAAGATGCAGATTGGTAGTGGTGTACCCTACTCTCCTTTGAGCCCTCTTGATATTCCAACGGTGATTCCCCCGTCCACTGTGCCTCCTTCAGAGACTCTTGATCGTGTCTCCAAGTTCTTCAAGGAGATCGGGGAGGTCAACCCATCAGAAGGACCAATGAGACAGTCTGAATCAAAAGATGAATACCAAGAGTATGAGAGGGAATCTCCTGTTCGAAAGGGAGGGGCATGCATTCCTCCACCTACTAACCTGCAACTGGACCCTGAAACTGGAGCATATGCCGATGGGAGTGTAGACCGAAGTAGTTCAGGGAGATTGGGACTTGGAGCCACTGCAAATCCCAATGAGGTGAGCCAGTACGATGATGTCTACACTTCCTATCGAAAGCAGCGAAGCACCAACTATCATTCTTCTATGAGTGCGAAAGCTGGAACTAGGTGA
- the LOC103985632 gene encoding protein translation factor SUI1 homolog yields MSDLDVPLPTAFDPFAEANADDSGVGAKEYVHVRVQQRNGRKCLTTVQGLKKEFSYNKILKDLKKEFCCNGTVVQDPELGQVIQLQGDQRKNVSSFLVQAGIVKKEHIKIHGF; encoded by the exons ATGTCTGATCTGGACGTGCCGCTCCCTACTGCTTTTG ATCCTTTTGCTGAGGCGAATGCTGACGATTCGGGTGTTGGTGCAAAGGAGTATGTGCACGTCCGTGTACAGCAGCGGAATGGCAGGAAGTGTCTAACCACTGTGCAGGGATTAAAGAAAGAGTTCAGCTACAACAAGATCCTGAAGGACCTTAAGAAAGAGTTCTGCTGTAATGGAACCGTTGTCCAGGACCCAGAGCTAGGCCAG GTGATTCAGCTCCAAGGTGATCAGCGGAAGAATGTTTCTTCCTTTTTAGTTCAG GCCGGTATTGTGAAGAAAGAACACATCAAGATCCATGGTTTCTAG
- the LOC135632255 gene encoding protein DELETION OF SUV3 SUPPRESSOR 1(I)-like, whose translation MATETKPVAAEDPKVDLFEDDDEFEEFEFGEEWDDKEEGKETVQQWEDDWDDDDVNDDFSVQLKKELESSTEKS comes from the exons ATGGCGACGGAGACCAAACCTGTGGCGGCAGAGGACCCGAAGGTCGACCTCTTCGAGGATGATGATGAGTTCGAAGAGTTCGAGTTCGGGGAAG AATGGGATGACAAGGAAGAAGGCAAAGAAACAGTGCAGCAGTGGGAGGATGATTgggatgatgatgatgtcaatgatGACTTCTCTGTGCAACTTAAGAAGGAGCTCGAAAGCAGCACAGAGAAGAGTTGA